One genomic window of Desulfovibrio sp. Huiquan2017 includes the following:
- a CDS encoding sigma 54-interacting transcriptional regulator, whose translation MLATVPGLKLSALQSICQVIDQAMDLQTALDGVLKILSEQLAMQRATVTLFDPETGQLSINASYGLTTEEKRRGVYKLDEGVTGRIFQTGEPYYVPDIEKEPLFLDKTGSRRVKRGMISFIGVPIVLHGDPIGVLNVDRLFEDEISFEEDVDFLKVVATLIGQFLSLNEKIMAREAALKRENTSLKYQISKNSKGPYIVGQSSAMVEVQRQMEKVSPTRATVLLLGESGVGKTLIAKIIHELSERKGNPFIKINCASIPGNLLESELFGHEKGAFTGATGTRPGRFEEADTGTIFLDEIGELPMALQAKLLRVLQDKELERLGSNRTRTIDVRILAATNRDLGHLVERGRFRLDLYYRLNVFPIRVPALRERKEDITGLLNHFLHKMADDYGRNIHLTSTALDALIRYDWPGNVREMQNLIERLVIMSEEDRVSLEFLKSYLAPGQSATVQEAIPISEDAPRHTSLKEFERNEVMAALERNGWVQYKAAEALGLSARQMGYRVKKYGLESMIAEGRAKIRRLKEGQA comes from the coding sequence ATGCTTGCAACCGTCCCCGGATTAAAACTGTCGGCCCTCCAGTCCATCTGCCAAGTCATCGACCAGGCCATGGACTTGCAGACGGCGCTGGACGGCGTTCTGAAAATACTTTCGGAACAGTTGGCCATGCAGCGGGCCACGGTGACCCTCTTCGACCCCGAGACCGGCCAGTTGTCCATCAACGCCTCCTATGGCCTGACCACCGAAGAAAAACGGCGCGGCGTGTACAAGCTGGACGAGGGCGTCACCGGGCGCATATTCCAGACCGGCGAGCCCTATTACGTCCCGGACATCGAAAAGGAGCCGCTCTTCCTGGACAAGACCGGCTCGCGCCGGGTCAAGCGCGGCATGATCTCCTTCATCGGCGTGCCCATCGTCCTGCACGGCGATCCCATCGGCGTGCTCAACGTGGACCGGCTCTTCGAAGACGAAATCAGCTTCGAGGAAGATGTGGACTTTCTCAAGGTGGTGGCCACGCTCATCGGCCAATTCCTCAGCCTGAACGAAAAGATCATGGCCCGCGAGGCAGCCCTGAAGCGCGAGAATACCTCGCTCAAGTACCAGATTTCCAAGAACTCCAAGGGGCCGTACATCGTGGGCCAGAGCTCGGCCATGGTCGAGGTGCAGCGCCAGATGGAAAAGGTCTCGCCCACCCGGGCCACGGTCCTGCTGCTCGGCGAATCCGGCGTGGGCAAGACGCTCATCGCCAAGATCATCCACGAGCTTTCCGAGCGCAAGGGCAACCCGTTCATCAAAATCAACTGTGCGTCCATCCCCGGCAACCTGCTGGAATCCGAGCTGTTCGGCCACGAAAAAGGGGCCTTCACCGGAGCCACGGGCACCCGGCCCGGCCGCTTCGAGGAGGCGGACACCGGGACCATCTTCCTGGACGAGATCGGCGAACTGCCCATGGCGCTCCAGGCCAAACTGCTGCGCGTGCTCCAGGACAAGGAGCTGGAACGACTCGGCTCCAACCGGACCCGGACCATCGACGTGCGCATCCTGGCCGCCACCAACCGGGACCTCGGCCATCTGGTGGAGCGCGGGCGGTTTCGCCTGGACCTCTACTACCGGCTGAATGTCTTTCCCATCCGCGTGCCCGCCCTGCGCGAACGAAAAGAGGACATCACCGGCCTGCTCAATCACTTCCTGCACAAGATGGCCGACGACTACGGGCGGAACATCCACCTGACCTCCACGGCATTGGACGCGCTCATCCGCTACGACTGGCCGGGCAACGTGCGCGAGATGCAGAACCTCATCGAACGGCTGGTGATCATGTCCGAGGAGGACCGCGTCAGCCTGGAATTTCTCAAGTCCTATCTCGCCCCCGGGCAGTCCGCCACCGTGCAGGAGGCCATCCCCATATCCGAGGACGCCCCGCGCCACACCTCGCTCAAGGAATTCGAACGCAACGAGGTCATGGCCGCCCTGGAGCGCAACGGATGGGTCCAGTACAAGGCCGCCGAGGCCCTCGGGCTGTCCGCCCGCCAGATGGGCTACCGAGTCAAGAAGTACGGCCTGGAATCCATGATCGCCGAGGGCAGGGCCAAGATCCGGCGGTTGAAGGAAGGCCAGGCGTAA